The Solanum dulcamara chromosome 6, daSolDulc1.2, whole genome shotgun sequence genome contains the following window.
attatatatatgttacaaGAAAAAGACAACTTACTTGAGTTAAAATGTACACTGCTAAAGGAAATCAATGGAGAGAAAGCCAACTCTCTCAAGTCTTCTGACATGTTATAAAGGTACAACATACCGAACATAATGAATACTAAAACTTAAATCCTCAGAATCTAATACAGGAGATATAATCTCTGTCATCTAATACAGGAGATATAATCTCTGTCAAGCTATTGAAGAATTGCTAAACAATGGAGAAAAGTAACACAGAAATGCTTCACCATGGAGGACACAAGTGCTTTGAGTATGTAAACCACAAGTTTAATAAAGAGGAAATCGCGACAAACGAAGAACAACAAAAGGAAACTACATTTGAAACAACAGAACAAAAGCCAATTGAGGTGTTCATattctcattctctttttccACATTACACTAGAAAACATTATGCAACTCGCAAGACTTGCACTAATAAACATAAGGAATAAGCTTGTATCTAACTTTACTTGTATACTCCATATATCTCTCCCCAAAGTTCTCTACCATCAAACTTTCCTCTAACTTAGCTTTGTTCCCATAGTAGACGGAGCAAACGACAGCAATGAAGAGAGCACTCAAAGGCGCCCTAAGAGCAACACAATAAGCAACAAACAAGAGCATGGTTGAAGCATAAATGGGATGGCGAACAAACCGATATGGACCAAACTGTACGACAGCAGTAGGCACAACCACCTTCTCTGAGTACTTAGCTAAATACAATGTGGAATGATATTGCATAAACAACGTCAACAAAATCAAACCCCAAATACCCAAATTGTTCCATCCACCAGGGATAAGATGCAGCTCTGGGCCTTCAAACGCTGCAAGCCAATGACCAACCATAACCCCAACACAAAACAACAGCTTCTGCCAATTGGGTAGGCTAATATCCCATCTGGGGTCATGCTCTCTTGGGTTATAATCACCATACAGTCGTTTTCGTATACTCACattcaagaaaaagaaataatggTATACAAAAAAGAACACAACAGGCCAGCCTTCAAGAAAACCATTGAAATGTGCAGGTGGGACTAGTGTAAGCCAAGTGAAAGCTGAAGTAACAATTGCAAATTGCTCAAATGCATTTGCTTCCCCACGTAAATGCTTGTTTAAGCAATAAAGACTATAACTTGCAAGACTTATAGCCACCAACCATGGCCAATATAACCATGTCATACTAAAATACATCCAAAAGAATGGATTCATCAGTACATTCATCGTCCATTTGGACGCAGCAATAGCAACAGAAAACACCAAACCCCACTTTAACACTTTAAATGGAGTCAATAGAGAAAAACCCATCTTCAGTGACTCCAAAGAAAACCCCTTTATGCTTTCAAATACCGGGTTTGGACCATCTGTTTCTGCTGCATTTGAATATGAACCCGAACACTGGACTGACAGTAACGACGATCGAAACCAACCAATATATGGCCGTGAAAGAGAAGAATTGACATCACCAAGGGGAATTGATCTACGCAAGTGGGATTTGGGTATTTCAAGATTTCTTCGGGGTTGTTGTAAGTTGTTTATACAGAACTTACTCACCAACTGTTTGTGGAAAGGTCTATAAGAAAAAGTGTTTAGTTTTGATACATTGCAGCCGAACGAAGAGGGTAGCTTTGAACAGACGAGAATTGGCGATGCTTCCATTGGTATTGGTAGCACAGAAATTTTCGATTGAAGAAAATTGGATCAGCTCATTACAGCCTAAATAGTAAGCTGAAAATCGGTCACTTTTATCACCTTCAAGGTACCGGATAGTTCACGCTTGATCTTTTATCACTTGCTATACTTGTAATTTTTTCCGGCGAGGTGACGGTGACGGCGCCGGCGTCGAGGTCGAGCAAACTCGAAGAGTATTTTTCTGGGCGTGAAGGGATAATAACAGATTTACCCTCTAATTGGGTTTTTCATAATTGGGCCTGTCCATGTTCAAATGATGGCCTATTGTAAGAGCAACGTGCACAAATAGCCGCTTGAAGCACAGCTGTTTAAATAATAGCCAATGTTAATACAGTATTTAATATTTAGCTGCTTCAAAATCAATTTGAAATTGAAGGAGCTGCAGtttaaaatgtcgatttgaaaATTGAAGCTTTAGACATTTAGGTCTGAAGTAAGATATTGTCAAAGCCAAAACTTTAAAGGTATAATTACGCCACATGGCCATTCGGTAAAAGTAACTACCAAAAAATTATCATTCGCTGTATAGGCatgtatagtcaatgtatattTCATGCATAGTCAgtttatattcaattttttgagtttatcataatgtatattcagtgtataatcactgtatatttcctatgattttggctattttacgtaaataaaacatggctatatttgttataaactaattagtttattgtatatatttgaaatt
Protein-coding sequences here:
- the LOC129891429 gene encoding uncharacterized protein LOC129891429 isoform X1, encoding MEASPILVCSKLPSSFGCNVSKLNTFSYRPFHKQLVSKFCINNLQQPRRNLEIPKSHLRRSIPLGDVNSSLSRPYIGWFRSSLLSVQCSGSYSNAAETDGPNPVFESIKGFSLESLKMGFSLLTPFKVLKWGLVFSVAIAASKWTMNVLMNPFFWMYFSMTWLYWPWLVAISLASYSLYCLNKHLRGEANAFEQFAIVTSAFTWLTLVPPAHFNGFLEGWPVVFFFVYHYFFFLNVSIRKRLYGDYNPREHDPRWDISLPNWQKLLFCVGVMVGHWLAAFEGPELHLIPGGWNNLGIWGLILLTLFMQYHSTLYLAKYSEKVVVPTAVVQFGPYRFVRHPIYASTMLLFVAYCVALRAPLSALFIAVVCSVYYGNKAKLEESLMVENFGERYMEYTSKVRYKLIPYVY
- the LOC129891429 gene encoding uncharacterized protein LOC129891429 isoform X2, encoding MEASPILVCSKLPSSFGCNVSKLNTFSYRPFHKQLVSKFCINNLQQPRRNLEIPKSHLRRSIPLGDVNSSLSRPYIGWFRSSLLSVQCSGSYSNAAETDGPNPVFESIKGFSLESLKMGFSLLTPFKVLKWGLVFSVAIAASKWTMNVLMNPFFWMYFSMTWLYWPWLVAISLASYSLYCLNKHLRGEANAFEQFAIVTSAFTWLTLVPPAHFNGFLEGWPVVFFFVYHYFFFLNVSIRKRLYGDYNPREHDPRWDISLPNWQKLLFCVGVMVGHWLAAFEGPELHLIPGGWNNLGIWGLILLTLFMQYHSTLYLAKYSEKVVVPTAVVQFGPYRLIGIQPQPTPRHQAQRERKRTPLTGPTPVE